One genomic window of Mucilaginibacter sp. SJ includes the following:
- a CDS encoding DUF4099 domain-containing protein gives MNPVKYHEDDLPIEDLGTIGLAAGGQLLINVDDLKALLSGRRTGLLELHDLETDNVKIKSINAKISLKTNEKGKIDLLIHPIYKNAEVPGLLTDTEARQLQKGEIGSLLRITLDNNGKKKEMLVEYDPETKEFIVSDTDKILAPDMVNNEFLTPTQKENYRKGKEVEIADGTRFNYSGTDRHGIRSNKLALVASALIDGGLSYLVYRGLNALFNKKRDQNAAGKLSPGYYQALKDIENQHGFKRQEFEQYQATKERHR, from the coding sequence ATGAACCCGGTAAAGTATCACGAAGATGATCTCCCGATCGAGGATCTGGGGACCATCGGGCTGGCCGCAGGCGGTCAGCTCCTGATAAATGTCGATGATCTGAAAGCATTGCTTTCTGGTCGCCGCACTGGTTTATTAGAACTCCATGACCTGGAAACCGATAATGTCAAGATCAAATCTATTAATGCCAAGATATCGCTGAAGACTAATGAAAAAGGCAAGATAGACTTGCTGATCCATCCGATATACAAAAATGCTGAAGTTCCCGGTCTGTTGACCGATACCGAAGCCAGGCAACTGCAAAAGGGTGAAATAGGCAGCCTGCTGAGAATTACACTCGATAACAATGGTAAAAAAAAGGAAATGCTGGTGGAATACGATCCGGAAACAAAAGAGTTTATCGTTTCAGATACTGACAAGATCCTGGCTCCGGACATGGTTAACAACGAATTCCTGACACCCACGCAGAAAGAAAATTACCGCAAAGGCAAGGAAGTGGAAATAGCCGACGGGACCAGGTTCAACTACTCCGGCACAGACAGACATGGCATCCGTTCCAATAAGCTGGCACTGGTAGCCTCCGCTTTGATTGACGGGGGACTTTCCTATTTAGTTTACAGAGGACTAAACGCGCTATTTAATAAGAAACGAGATCAAAATGCCGCCGGGAAGCTGAGCCCCGGCTATTATCAGGCACTTAAAGACATCGAAAATCAGCATGGATTTAAACGGCAGGAATTTGAACAATACCAGGCCACTAAGGAAAGGCATCGGTGA
- a CDS encoding PH domain-containing protein has translation MRHKDDIVLRPACLFAFLKASPLILLAVTLLFLAWWLSPYFILFSLAACGAAWYRILYIRSIRYLIAVEYIRISYGIFCKRIDQAEMFRVKDFIITQSFLFQLFKLMNLTLISTDYTNLIIYLRGVPESDIVDIIRSRVREARRHNNVYEFN, from the coding sequence ATGAGGCACAAGGATGATATTGTATTAAGGCCAGCCTGCCTTTTCGCTTTTTTGAAAGCCTCGCCTTTAATTTTATTGGCTGTCACACTTCTTTTTTTGGCCTGGTGGCTTTCTCCGTACTTTATTTTATTCAGTCTCGCTGCATGTGGTGCCGCATGGTATCGAATATTATATATCCGCAGCATCCGGTACTTGATTGCTGTAGAATATATCCGGATTTCCTACGGAATTTTCTGTAAGCGAATCGATCAGGCAGAGATGTTCAGAGTAAAAGACTTCATTATTACGCAGTCTTTCTTATTTCAGCTTTTCAAATTAATGAACCTAACGCTGATAAGCACGGATTACACCAATCTGATCATATATCTCCGCGGTGTTCCAGAATCAGATATCGTTGATATTATTCGCAGCAGAGTACGGGAAGCCCGCCGTCACAACAACGTCTACGAGTTTAATTGA